In Streptomyces rapamycinicus NRRL 5491, the genomic stretch GCGCGCGCTGAAGCTGCTGGACCGGGTGGGCCTCGCCGACAAGGCGGCCAACTACCCCTCCCAGCTCTCCGGCGGCCAGCAGCAGCGCGTGGCGATCGCGCGGGCGCTGGCGATGGAGCCGAAGCTGATGCTCTTCGACGAGCCCACCTCGGCGCTCGACCCGGAGCTGGTCGGCGATGTGCTCGATGTGATGCGCGGGCTCGCGGAGGACGGCATGACGATGATCGTCGTGACGCATGAGATGGGCTTCGCGCGCGAGGTCGGGGACTCGGTCGTCTTCATGGACGACGGCGTGGTGGTGGAGTCCGGGCATCCGCGGGAGGTGCTGACCAATCCGCGGCACGAGCGGACGAAGTCGTTCCTCTCCAAGGTCCTGTAGGCGCTCACGCGCGCGAGGGCGGTACGGGCACCGGCCCGTACCGCCCTCGCGGTGTCTGTCCGCCGCTCAGGGGGTCACTTCAGCCCGAGCACCATCGCGTCCGAGGGCGAGCACCAGACGGCCCGCGCCTCCCCGAAGCCCGCCGCGCGCAGCGTCTCCGCATGCCAGGCGACGGGCTGCGCCTCACCGTCCGCGTGGTCGCCGTTCGCCGGATTGCCGAAGATCGAGAACCGCTCGGCGACCGGCCCGGCCAGCGCCTCGTCCCGCGCGGCGGTCTGCCACCAGTCCACCCAGTCCTGGGTGCCCTCGGCCCTGGCCCGCGCCTGCCGCGCCTTCTGATACGCGTGGTCGGCCGCGTTGAGCCGGGGCGTGTCCGGATCGGGCATGTGGTCGGCGTTGAGGAACACCCCGCCCTCCCGCACCACGCCCGCTATCCGCCCGTACAGCGCCCGCAGCTCGTCCGAGCGCAGCCAGTGGAGCGCCGTGGCGGTCAGGACGGCGTCGTACGCGCGGTGCGGCAGCCGCTCGGTCCAGCCGGGGTCGCGCAGATCGACGGTCACGAACTCGGCGCGCGGCTCGGCCGCGAAATGGCCACGGGCGATCGTCAGCAGCGCGGGGTCGAGGTCGACGCCGGTGCTGGTGGCGCCCGGGAACCGGCGCAGTGCCCGGTCCGAGATACTGCCCGTGCCGCACGCCAGGTCGAGGATCCGGGGCTCCGGGCCGACGACGGCCTCGACCGTGTCGAGCATCACCCGGAACCGTTCCTCACGATCGGGGAGGTACCACTCCTGCTGCCGGTCCCAGCTCCGCTGCCACGCCTGCCAGTCCGCCACGGCGACGGTGTCCGTCATCGAGCCCCTCCAAGCCATGCGTCATCGTCTCGGCGCAGCCGCCCGTAATACCCTCGTAGGCACAACGCCTCTTACTCAACCTGATGTGACCATAGACCGCCGTTCGTAAGGACCACAAGTGGAACTGGCTTATTACTCGGATCTCGCCGTGCGCCTGGTCAACAGCGAGGAGCCGAGCCGCGGCACCGACACCCTGACCTCGGTGGAGGCCGCACGGGCGCTCTTCGGCGAGAGTCAGCAGGCGGCCCGGCGGACGACCGACGCCGATGTCACCCGGCTGAGGTCGGTCAGGGCCCGGCTGCGCGCGGTCTTCGAGGCGGCGGCGGGCGGCGACGAGGTGCTGGCGGTGGACCTGCTGAACGCGCTGCTCATCGAGTTCCCGGTGAGCCCGCAGATTTCCGGCCATGAGACCCGCGACGAGGACGGCCGCCCCGACTGGCATATGCATATCGCGGACTACGCCGCCAACGCGGGCGCGGGATACGCCGCGACCGCCTCGATGGGGCTGGCCTTCCACCTCACCGAACTGGGCGCCGACCGGCTGGGCATCTGTGAGGCGTCACCCTGTCGCAACGCTTATCTCGACACATCGACAAATCGTTCCCGGCGCTACTGCTCCGACCGCTGCGCCACCCGCGCCAACGTGGCCGCCTACCGCGCCCGCAAACGCCTGGACGCCGAGCGGACGGCCGGCGCCGAGCGCAACCGCCGCCAGGACCGCGAGCCCACCGGCCGTACGGCGGACACCGCCCAGGAGACCAGCCCGGCCATCGACCGCTGACCACCGCGCCCGGCGCTCCGCAGCGGCCGCAGCCGCACCCAGGCCCGGGCCACCATCAGCTCGTCCGGCACGACGCCGAACTCCCGGCTGTCGTTCTCCACGTACGGATTGTCGCCCTTGACCCACCAGCCGCCCTCGCGCCGCTCCACCGCGCGCTTGACGATCAGCAGATCCTGCCGGAACGGATGGCGCAGAACCACCACGTCCCCCGGCCGTACGGGCGCGCCGTAACGCACCACCAACTGGTCGCCGGGGTACAGCGTCGGCTGCATCGACGGGTTGTACACCTCCGCGAGCCCGATCCGCAGCAGCCCGCGCTGGTCGCGGTCCGGCTCCTGCCCGCGATCGCCCTGCTGCTCCCGCATCACGGCACCTCCGGTCCTCACCCTGCACCCATCACGATCCCAGGCATCCCAGCCTTGCACTGGACTTTTGACCTAAGCCCCCCGGGGCACCCGAGAAAAGGCTTCCCCCACGGAGTAATCTCGCACCTGAGAAGACGATCACGAATGGAAGGACAGCTCTATGCTCTCCCGCCTGTTCGCCCCCAAGGTTCAGGTCAGTGCCCACTGCGACCTGCCCTGCGGTGTGTACGACCCGGCTCAGGCCCGCATCGAAGCCGAGTCCGTCAAGGCCGTCCAGGAGAAGTACCAGGCCAACGAGGACCCGCACTTCCGTGCCCGTGCCACCACCATCAAGGAGGAGCGCGCGGAGCTCGCCAAGCACCATGTCTCGGTGCTGTGGAGCGACTACTTCAAGCCCCCGCACTTCGAGAAGTACCCCGAGCTGCACCAGCTGGTCAACGACACCCTCAAGGCCCTGAGCGCGGCCAAGGGCTCCACCGACCCGGCCACGGGGCAGAAGGCCCTGGACTACATCGCCCAGATCGACAAGATCTTCTGGGAGACCAAGAAGGGCTGACCCCGCCCTTCCACAGCACCACCAGACCGCACCCGAGCCGCCCCGAGTGGCCCGGGTGCGGTCTTCTTCCTTCGGCCACCGGTGTGCAGGTCGTGGGTCATCTTGTGGGTGTTTCTGCCCCGGTTCGTGTCAGGCCGCATCGGCATCGCCCCGAGCAGTGGGTGCAGCAGTCCGCACCGCGAGCACCCCCCGGCCCGCAGTCCGACCCGGCCCGTTACACCAGACCGCCCTGCTTCACCACGCGGGACAGCTCGCCGACCGTCTGGGCGAGGTCGGTGACGTGATGGAGCATGTGCAGGGCCAGCGCCGCATCACAGCTTGCCGTGGCCATCGGCAGGTGAGTGGCATCCGCCATAGCGACCGGGCCGGGTAGCACTCCCGCGCCTGACGGTATCGCCGACTGGATGCTCGACACCCGGAAATGGCCCGGCA encodes the following:
- a CDS encoding CGNR zinc finger domain-containing protein; translated protein: MELAYYSDLAVRLVNSEEPSRGTDTLTSVEAARALFGESQQAARRTTDADVTRLRSVRARLRAVFEAAAGGDEVLAVDLLNALLIEFPVSPQISGHETRDEDGRPDWHMHIADYAANAGAGYAATASMGLAFHLTELGADRLGICEASPCRNAYLDTSTNRSRRYCSDRCATRANVAAYRARKRLDAERTAGAERNRRQDREPTGRTADTAQETSPAIDR
- a CDS encoding class I SAM-dependent methyltransferase gives rise to the protein MTDTVAVADWQAWQRSWDRQQEWYLPDREERFRVMLDTVEAVVGPEPRILDLACGTGSISDRALRRFPGATSTGVDLDPALLTIARGHFAAEPRAEFVTVDLRDPGWTERLPHRAYDAVLTATALHWLRSDELRALYGRIAGVVREGGVFLNADHMPDPDTPRLNAADHAYQKARQARARAEGTQDWVDWWQTAARDEALAGPVAERFSIFGNPANGDHADGEAQPVAWHAETLRAAGFGEARAVWCSPSDAMVLGLK
- a CDS encoding methyltransferase domain-containing protein; amino-acid sequence: MADATHLPMATASCDAALALHMLHHVTDLAQTVGELSRVVKQGGLV
- the sodN gene encoding superoxide dismutase, Ni — protein: MLSRLFAPKVQVSAHCDLPCGVYDPAQARIEAESVKAVQEKYQANEDPHFRARATTIKEERAELAKHHVSVLWSDYFKPPHFEKYPELHQLVNDTLKALSAAKGSTDPATGQKALDYIAQIDKIFWETKKG
- a CDS encoding amino acid ABC transporter ATP-binding protein, whose protein sequence is MVKAEGVHKSFGPVQVLKGIDLEVAPREVFCLIGPSGSGKSTFLRCINHLEKVNSGRLYVDGDLVGYRQKGDKLYELKDREVAEKRRDIGMVFQRFNLFPHMTALENVIEAPVQVKRESKAVARERALKLLDRVGLADKAANYPSQLSGGQQQRVAIARALAMEPKLMLFDEPTSALDPELVGDVLDVMRGLAEDGMTMIVVTHEMGFAREVGDSVVFMDDGVVVESGHPREVLTNPRHERTKSFLSKVL